AGTATCTCCATGCTTGTTCTCCAAATGATTTGATACAAATCAATCTATAGAAGGCAGCCTTTATGTGTAAAGTGATAGGGATAAAATTGTCATTTTAATATTTGATCCATGTATTattaatatatattaattattccAACTTCTACCCgcataaaataatacatagatTAATTCATAACTTACACCTGTATTATTTATGTAAAATTGTAAATTCATAACCAAATTTGGTATTAGTTATGCCGAAGTTTGTACAAAATAACTAATGGCTACCAAATATTAAGTTATGTTGCCTCAATACATGGATAAATTTTCTCCTAATCAGCTACCAAACAACCTCTTAATGGTAAAAATATCAAACGTTCAATCTATAAACTTTAAATGTTGAATTAGCATCTGCCAAAAATTCTCAAACCAAATTAAACACTCTTACTCATCACGTGGCAATCCCAAAAATTAAATATTACCTCAGTTCCAAGATTGTTCATTCAGATAATTCTTATCATAGTAAGTgcatttcaagcaaaatcaaaTCATAAGCTATTTCAACACCAGACGGTATTGTTTCACCAAAATTATGCTATTATCTAAATAAAATTTGACATATCTAGTATATTACCAGAACTCCCCATCCCCACTAGTATATTACCAGAAAGAATGCCATTACTCTTTATTACGGGCGGCAAATGGACGAGTCAAATTAGATATGGTCGAGTCAAATTAGTATTCCTATTATCCATAACTTCTTGAATATAATCGCTTTtcagaaaattttaaattttccaAACTTAAGAAACCTTCAATTTCAATTTTTTAAAAGTGGATAATATAGTTTTTATCTCCATATTATAATAATCCATTTTATCACCGCTACTCCTTACCATGTTCTTTTCTCTGATTATTATTGTATAGGACGTTGGGCTTTGTTTAGAacaaggaataaagtaaagttttCTTGCAGAAATTCAAGACAATAAACATATGAAAAACATGTGAATAAGAAGCTtgaagacaataacaataaaaatagaaataccAAATATTATAAATGTACAAACATATTTActtacatacatatatataggaGGATTAAAAACattaaatatcaaaacaacacAAAATCATCCATCTTCGATTTGCTATGTCTTTTCTTCAGCAACTCGAAGAAGAAAATTTACCTTCTTTTTTGGTCTaaacatttatccaaataaatCCTCCTAAATCCTAAATTTCCATAAATAGCTCCTaacaaatccaaaaaaaagatcCTAAACAACTTTTCCCCTTATAACCAAACATCATTTTCCATATTTGCTACCACTAAATTCTTACTAAGAATATACAAACATACAATAAAACCCAAAAATTAAGTTAGGATTTCCAAATATTCTTCCTCCTCCCACCTTAACATAAACAAGCAAAAAATAGAGGAAGCAAAAAAAGGCACACCATATTATTGGATCAGATCCGAAACCCACCCGACATCCGGGTTCGGAGCATCCGAATTCAGATTCGGGTTAACCCCATCAAGTGGATTCTCTTTGCTCAACCTCGCAAACATCTTTACCCTTAATTCCCTACCTGACTCTACCCTCTCAAACACAGGTTCCTCCTCCCACAGATCAAAGCACCGTTTACCGGGTCGGGCCAATTCCCCAGTCGGCGTGACAGGCAAGCTACAGAAACCGGGTCGGGTCACGGGTCGTCCAGGCGACCCGAGTCTAGGAGATCCCAATTGCACTTTCCACGCCGAAGGCATGGAATTCAACCTGCTCAACTGCAACTGACGAAGCGAAGCCATTACGTCATTAACCGAGTTTGAACCCAACGACCGACTCATCATCGGAGACATAGGGGGTGACTCAGTCGGCGGGGAACTCGACTCGGGCGACGAAACAAATTGCAAAGCTCTACCGCATAGCCGAGGAGATTGATGCTCAAACGCTGAGTCAGTGTTCGGGCTCAATACTCTCAATTGATCAGCTGAATGAGCAAAGAAACAAACCCTACGTTTACAGTTCACACCATCTTTACACGGCTGCGTACGATAGCGAGCTGGGTGAAGCCAACACTCAAATACGCCATGAGCAAACTCGCACCCATCGCCTCTCAAACAATTCCCCTTACGAAAATCCGGACATGCAGTGCCGGAATAGTGATACTTACGTGGGTCCCTTCGACGAGCTTTTTCGCCGGGGTGAAGGTACGGACATTCAGTCCAATCGTGTGACCTCCCACGTGCGCAGTTCCTCACCTTGAACTCAAACATCCTGAAATTATCACATGCGTACATGTCCACCGGAAGTTCAATTTCTCCATTTTCTAACTCAAACTGAGAGCAATAATCTTCAGCAAAATTAGGGGTAGAATTGGAATTCTCGTTCGGGCTTAACATGAAGTGCATGTTAGCCGTTTGATCATCGGTGTATGGCCATGGTGGAATATCAACCGTCGGATTAAGGTGGTGGTTTTTTCCTCCGATCATTGTAGTGAAAGGTGGCTTTGGAAGTTTTGGCGGTGATGTTCAGTTTGTATATAAAGGTGGAAAAGTGGAAGTTTTAACCATGGTTAAGTGTACTAACTAACCGTGGTTAGTTTTAATTGCGATAATCTAGTGAGGTTAAAATTAATGAGAGATGCTAAAGTTACAGTGAAAGTAAATTTTGCTACAAGGAAGTTGTATTGCGTGATATGACACGTGGATTAGATGAGGAAATTTGTAGTCGTGTGCTTTGATTTGATTGGGTGGTGATGGGATTTCTGTGACCAAGTTGGTGAGTTTAGAATGTGGAAATTTACAGTGACGACTCACGACTCTAGAGTTCCGGAGGCGGTGGAGGGCCGGTTTTGTAGGCCTGAGGGGTTTAAATGGAAATGACAATAATTAATGGACCGGGAATTATGTGACAAGATTAGACATTTTTGGACTTTTCAAATGATTTCTCCCGAAATACTGTTTACTGCTCCACTTTGAAGGTAAATACTAGAAAttgaccccacacttaaaacaaataattaaagaaccccactaatttcatgtcaCGAAGACATTCTTCCTAGATGTTTGGCCATAAGTTTTGAAAGTTTTTTTTctcataaaagaataaaaatcaaAGATGTGTTTGTTTATAGAATTAGTttagtttttgaaagattttgaaaaccaaaacttCAAATCCTAAATATAACTTACGTCCTCTTTTGGGCCAAATCATGATCATTTGGAGATTTTTAGATAAAAAATAAACTTTTTAACATGTCAAAATTTGTCCCAAAATTCatatccaaacacattttcaatttcaaaccaaacctcatccaaattaagtttttcaaaaaatatttgagAATCTATGTTCAAATCGGTTCTTCGTTAGCTAGCGTCTGAGTATATAAATTtggttgaaatttgaaaattgagtttttgaagttgtaaagaaaaataatttttggaagttaAAGTTGTGTTTGAGCATGCATTTTGTTTGAAAAAACTTGAGTTTTGTGTGTGGAAGAAaaaatttcatccaaaaattGCCTAAAACTAGTTTATGaaaacttaattatttttttcaaaaactattcATATTCCATGGACAaacaatatttcaaaaaaaaaaattaaagaaaaagcaCTCAAAATTTAGCTTGCTCTaaacaaaataatttaatttaaagatataAAAAATAGGATTGAATCTTATGATATTACATTAAAGATCGTTTGGTTCGAAATAAGTTATACATGAATTATAACAATATTTAATAATACATGATTTAGTAATACAAAAATTATGTCTTATTAGGTGTTTGGTTCATTGCATTAAGATTGGATGTGCAAGATAAACAACAATATATCCAATATAATTTCACAAGTGAGGTTTAAAACAAGTAGTGTATATAAAGTTTTGCCCCTGTCATGTCCTGGTATAATTATAAACTCGTTGCTTTTTAGTTTAAAAAGTGAACAAATATTTTAGATGATATCTTGCATGACTTTCACAGGCTtctagaaagaaaagaaaaaagacaatttttttccttttgatgCTTTAATTTATCCGCATATAAGTTatacatgaattaattattttatattaataGCGGTATAAAGTTATACCAAACTTGGCCCCTAACTCAATACAAAAATTAACTATACATGAATAGAAATGTAAATCAAACGTTGTACAACTATTATAACTCTGTTATACCATGATTTTTGTTAtacgttaaaccaaacgacccctaaggggTTGATACCGTagcaaattcatttttttttttttaaatcttgtaATTTTAAACAGCCAAAGCCAATCCCAGGGAACAGTGAAGCTTCATATGGTCTTTCTGTCCATGTGCAGGTAGTCTGCATCTTCACAGAC
Above is a window of Nicotiana tabacum cultivar K326 chromosome 8, ASM71507v2, whole genome shotgun sequence DNA encoding:
- the LOC107820288 gene encoding zinc finger CCCH domain-containing protein 20, which translates into the protein MIGGKNHHLNPTVDIPPWPYTDDQTANMHFMLSPNENSNSTPNFAEDYCSQFELENGEIELPVDMYACDNFRMFEFKVRNCARGRSHDWTECPYLHPGEKARRRDPRKYHYSGTACPDFRKGNCLRGDGCEFAHGVFECWLHPARYRTQPCKDGVNCKRRVCFFAHSADQLRVLSPNTDSAFEHQSPRLCGRALQFVSSPESSSPPTESPPMSPMMSRSLGSNSVNDVMASLRQLQLSRLNSMPSAWKVQLGSPRLGSPGRPVTRPGFCSLPVTPTGELARPGKRCFDLWEEEPVFERVESGRELRVKMFARLSKENPLDGVNPNLNSDAPNPDVGWVSDLIQ